The following nucleotide sequence is from Gammaproteobacteria bacterium.
CCCCCAAAAGCGCTACTGTCTCGGCGGTGGCGATGTAGGTAAACCCCGGGGTAATAACCTCATCGCCAGGACCAACACCCAGCGCCATTTGAGCGATCTGAAGTGCGTCGGTGCCGTTGGCCACTGTGATGCAGTGCTTGGCGCCCACGTAGGTCGCCAGTCGTTCCTCCAGTTCACCAACTTCCGGACCGAGAATGTACTGGCCATGGGCCAGCACGCGCCGGATGCCGGCGTCAATTTTGTCCTTGATACGGGCCTGTTGGGCATGAAGGTCAACGAAGTTAATCATGTTTTCCAGGAAGAATTTCCATTTATGCAAAAATGCCGTCAAAATTTATACACCGGGCAAACAATTACGCCGCAGCTCCAGTCTTGCGGACCACGCCGTTTATTAGTCTGTAGCACGCCTGTGTGTGGGAGCAGACCGCTTCGCCGTCACCTTTGACCGGTAAATCAAGCCGTTCACCAAACTCGCTCATCCAGCCGATCTGGCGTGCTGGCACGCCCACCATCAACGCATAAGAGGGTACGTCCTTGTTGACAACAGCACCGGCGCCGACGAAGGCGAATTCGCCAACGGTAATGCCGCACAGGATGGTGCAATTGGCGCCCAGAGTGGCGCCTTTTTTTACCAGTGTGTCGCGGTATTCGTCCTTGCGCTCAATCAGCGCTCGCGGATTGTAAACATTGGTAAACACCATGCTGGGGCCGCAAAACACGCCTTCTTCCAGCGTCACGTTGTCATATACCGAGACGTTATTCTGGATCTTGCAGCGGTCGCCGATGATCACTCTGTTGCCGACGAACACATTCTGCCCCAACGACACGCCCTTGCCG
It contains:
- the wbpD gene encoding UDP-2-acetamido-3-amino-2,3-dideoxy-D-glucuronate N-acetyltransferase; translation: MGYFKHPSAIVDEGAQVGEGSRVWHFVHVCGGARIGKGVSLGQNVFVGNRVIIGDRCKIQNNVSVYDNVTLEEGVFCGPSMVFTNVYNPRALIERKDEYRDTLVKKGATLGANCTILCGITVGEFAFVGAGAVVNKDVPSYALMVGVPARQIGWMSEFGERLDLPVKGDGEAVCSHTQACYRLINGVVRKTGAAA